From one Thalassobaculum sp. OXR-137 genomic stretch:
- a CDS encoding carbohydrate ABC transporter permease, whose amino-acid sequence MTQTALDRWLNTTGAWVLALIWFLPLVYAVWTAVHPGEFATRFALFAPVTVENFVNAWNAAPFARYFLNSFLLVTFILIGQFVLCTLAAYAFARFTFPSSGVLLTLVLLQLLVMPDILIVENYATMRKLGLVDTIAAIGLPYIASGFGIFLLRQTFKSVPKELDEAARVEGAGPLTVLWRVYVPLAKPTYLAYGLVSVSHHWNNFLWPLIVTNSVETRPVTVGLSVFASVDQGIDWSIINAATLMTSGPLLIAFLLFQRQFVQSFMRAGIR is encoded by the coding sequence ATGACCCAGACCGCCCTCGACCGCTGGCTCAACACCACCGGCGCCTGGGTGCTGGCGCTGATCTGGTTCCTGCCGCTGGTCTATGCCGTGTGGACGGCGGTGCATCCGGGCGAATTCGCCACACGGTTCGCGCTGTTCGCGCCGGTCACCGTGGAGAATTTCGTCAACGCCTGGAATGCCGCGCCGTTCGCGCGCTATTTCCTGAACAGCTTCCTGCTGGTGACCTTCATCCTGATCGGCCAGTTCGTGCTGTGCACCCTGGCGGCCTATGCCTTCGCCCGCTTCACCTTCCCGAGCAGCGGCGTGCTGCTGACCCTGGTGCTGCTGCAGCTTCTGGTGATGCCGGACATTCTGATCGTCGAGAACTACGCCACCATGCGGAAGCTGGGGCTGGTCGACACGATCGCCGCGATCGGCCTGCCCTATATCGCGTCCGGGTTCGGTATCTTCCTGCTGCGCCAGACCTTCAAGTCGGTGCCGAAGGAGCTGGACGAGGCCGCCCGCGTGGAAGGGGCCGGTCCGCTGACCGTGCTGTGGCGGGTCTATGTGCCATTGGCCAAGCCGACCTATCTCGCCTACGGCCTGGTCTCGGTCAGCCATCACTGGAACAACTTCCTTTGGCCCCTGATCGTCACCAATTCGGTCGAAACAAGGCCGGTCACGGTCGGGCTGTCGGTCTTCGCCTCGGTGGACCAGGGCATCGACTGGTCGATCATCAACGCCGCCACCCTGATGACCTCGGGCCCGCTGCTGATCGCCTTCCTGCTGTTCCAACGCCAGTTCGTGCAGAGCTTCATGCGCGCGGGCATCCGCTGA
- a CDS encoding sugar ABC transporter permease encodes MTRPTFTLRREWIHGWLLLTPALVLLFAFTHLPALSTIWDSFFSTPRGQRAARFVGLRNYETLLADDTFWQVLSNSLWYAAVTIPVSVGLALLMAIWVDGKLSGRSFVRLAYFAPTVLPLIAVANIWMFFYTPGFGLIDQIRGAFGLPEVNWLGNPDLALGSVMVVAIWKEAGFFMIFYLAALQAIPPQLREAAAIEGASRWTFFRRITFPLLMPTTLFVSVNAVINSFRMVDHVFVMTEGGPDNASSLLLFYIYETAFKFWDTAYASTLTVVLLVLLSALALGQFFLLDKRVHYR; translated from the coding sequence ATGACCCGCCCCACCTTCACCCTGCGGCGCGAGTGGATCCACGGCTGGCTGCTGCTGACGCCCGCGCTGGTGCTGCTGTTCGCTTTCACCCATCTGCCGGCGCTCAGCACGATATGGGACAGCTTCTTCTCCACACCCCGGGGCCAGCGCGCGGCCCGGTTCGTCGGCCTGCGGAACTACGAGACCCTGCTGGCCGACGACACCTTCTGGCAGGTGCTGTCCAACAGCCTGTGGTACGCGGCCGTCACAATCCCCGTTTCCGTCGGCCTCGCCCTGCTGATGGCGATCTGGGTCGACGGCAAGCTGTCCGGTCGCAGCTTCGTGCGGCTGGCCTATTTCGCCCCGACCGTGCTGCCGCTGATCGCGGTGGCCAATATCTGGATGTTCTTCTACACGCCCGGCTTCGGCCTGATCGACCAGATCCGCGGCGCCTTCGGCCTGCCGGAGGTCAACTGGCTCGGTAATCCGGATCTGGCGCTCGGCTCGGTCATGGTGGTGGCGATCTGGAAGGAGGCCGGCTTCTTCATGATCTTCTACCTGGCCGCCCTGCAGGCGATCCCGCCGCAGCTCCGCGAGGCCGCCGCCATCGAGGGGGCCAGCCGCTGGACCTTCTTCCGCCGGATCACCTTCCCGCTGCTGATGCCGACCACGCTCTTCGTGTCGGTCAACGCGGTGATCAACTCGTTCCGCATGGTCGACCACGTCTTCGTCATGACCGAGGGCGGGCCGGATAACGCCAGCTCGCTGCTGCTGTTCTACATCTACGAGACCGCCTTCAAGTTCTGGGACACCGCCTACGCGTCCACGCTGACGGTGGTGCTGCTCGTGCTGCTCTCGGCCCTGGCGCTCGGTCAGTTCTTCCTTCTCGACAAGCGGGTGCACTACCGATGA
- a CDS encoding ABC transporter substrate-binding protein has product MTLMKTLTTTLGAAALLASTATAALAVDLQFFFPVAVGGKAADTIQALTDEYVAAHPDVKIDAVYAGSYQDTITKTLTAVRGGTPPQLSVILSVDMFTLIEEDAIIPFDGLVKNDADKAWLTSFYPAFMDNSMTGGKTYGIPFQRSTPVLYWNKEAFKAAGLDPNTPPKTWEEQIEFGKKLTKRDANGNVTQWGVRIPSSGFPYWLFQGLTTQNDVILANDAGNKTNFDDPKVVEALQYLVDLSAKHGVMQPGIIEWGATPKAFFEGQAAMMWTTTGNLTNVRDNAPFDFGVGMLPANKRPGAPTGGGNFYIFKDSTDEQKAASFEFIKWITAPEQAAKWTIATGYVAPRPDAWETPAMKQYVADFPQALVARDQLEYAVAELSTYQNQRITTILNDALEAAITDQKAPAAALEEAQAEADRILADYR; this is encoded by the coding sequence ATGACCCTGATGAAAACCCTGACGACGACCCTGGGTGCGGCCGCACTCCTGGCGTCGACGGCGACCGCCGCGCTGGCGGTCGACCTGCAGTTCTTCTTCCCCGTCGCCGTCGGCGGCAAGGCGGCCGATACCATCCAGGCGCTGACCGACGAGTATGTCGCGGCCCATCCGGACGTGAAGATCGACGCGGTCTATGCCGGCAGCTACCAGGACACGATCACCAAGACCCTGACCGCCGTGCGCGGCGGCACCCCGCCGCAGCTCTCGGTGATCCTGTCGGTCGACATGTTCACCCTGATCGAGGAAGACGCGATCATCCCGTTCGATGGGCTGGTCAAGAACGACGCTGACAAGGCCTGGCTGACCTCGTTCTACCCGGCCTTCATGGACAACTCCATGACCGGCGGAAAGACCTACGGCATCCCGTTCCAGCGCTCCACCCCGGTGCTGTACTGGAACAAGGAGGCGTTCAAGGCCGCCGGCCTCGATCCGAATACGCCGCCGAAGACCTGGGAAGAGCAGATCGAGTTCGGCAAGAAGCTGACCAAGCGCGACGCCAACGGCAACGTCACCCAGTGGGGCGTGCGGATCCCGAGCTCCGGCTTCCCGTACTGGCTGTTCCAGGGCCTCACCACCCAGAACGACGTGATCCTCGCCAACGACGCCGGCAACAAGACCAACTTCGACGATCCGAAGGTGGTGGAAGCCCTGCAGTACCTGGTCGACCTGTCGGCCAAGCACGGGGTCATGCAACCGGGCATCATCGAGTGGGGCGCCACCCCGAAGGCCTTCTTCGAGGGCCAGGCCGCGATGATGTGGACCACCACCGGCAACCTGACCAACGTCCGCGACAACGCGCCGTTCGACTTCGGCGTCGGCATGCTGCCGGCGAACAAGCGCCCGGGTGCCCCGACCGGCGGCGGCAACTTCTACATCTTCAAGGACTCCACTGATGAGCAGAAGGCCGCGTCCTTCGAGTTCATCAAGTGGATCACGGCCCCGGAACAGGCCGCCAAGTGGACGATCGCGACCGGCTATGTCGCGCCGCGCCCGGATGCCTGGGAGACCCCGGCCATGAAGCAGTATGTGGCCGACTTCCCGCAGGCTCTCGTTGCCCGTGACCAGCTCGAATACGCCGTGGCCGAGCTGTCGACCTACCAGAACCAGCGAATCACCACGATCCTGAACGACGCGCTGGAGGCGGCCATCACCGACCAGAAGGCGCCGGCCGCCGCCCTGGAAGAGGCCCAGGCCGAAGCCGACCGCATCCTGGCCGACTACCGCTAA
- a CDS encoding ABC transporter ATP-binding protein — translation MSVAIEARDLRKAWGDTTAVDGINFTAPSGAFTVLLGPSGCGKSTTLRLIAGLEEASDGAVLIDGADVTRRPPNDRQISMVFQSYALFPHLSVAENILFGLKVRRVPAAERAERLARVAGLLGLTHLLDRRPSQISGGQQQRVALGRAIIAEKPICLMDEPLSNLDAKLRHEMRVELKALQRKLGITMVYVTHDQVEAIAMADRIIVMNGGRIEQNADPRTLYDRPASTFVARFIGTPPMNILDLAPSERGWTIAGGGTVVAPASDDLPGAMQLGVRPEDIALADAGGVPAIVEQVEYLGADLLVDCRIAGQALVARAATRHPVSAGQTVNLVWAADSQHLFDAATGVRIAAAPGFPDRTVTSRPAGQ, via the coding sequence ATGAGTGTCGCCATCGAAGCGCGCGATCTGCGCAAGGCCTGGGGCGACACCACCGCCGTCGACGGCATCAATTTTACCGCTCCGTCCGGCGCGTTCACCGTCCTGCTCGGCCCGTCCGGCTGCGGCAAGTCCACCACCCTGCGGCTGATCGCCGGGCTGGAGGAAGCGAGCGACGGCGCGGTGCTGATCGACGGCGCCGACGTCACGCGGCGGCCGCCGAACGACCGCCAGATCTCCATGGTGTTCCAGTCCTACGCCCTGTTCCCGCATCTGAGCGTGGCCGAGAACATCCTGTTCGGCCTGAAGGTCCGCCGGGTGCCTGCCGCCGAACGGGCCGAACGGCTGGCGCGGGTCGCCGGGTTGCTGGGCCTGACGCATCTGCTGGATCGGCGGCCGAGCCAGATTTCCGGCGGCCAGCAGCAGCGGGTGGCGCTGGGCCGGGCGATCATCGCCGAGAAGCCGATCTGCCTGATGGACGAGCCGCTCTCCAACCTGGATGCCAAGCTGCGCCACGAGATGCGGGTCGAGCTGAAGGCGCTGCAGCGCAAGCTCGGCATCACCATGGTCTACGTCACCCACGACCAGGTGGAGGCCATTGCCATGGCCGACCGGATCATCGTGATGAACGGCGGCCGGATCGAGCAGAACGCCGACCCTCGGACCCTCTACGATCGGCCGGCCAGCACCTTCGTCGCCCGCTTCATCGGCACCCCGCCCATGAACATCCTCGACCTCGCCCCCTCCGAGCGCGGCTGGACGATCGCCGGCGGCGGCACGGTGGTCGCGCCCGCCTCCGACGATCTCCCGGGCGCGATGCAGCTCGGCGTGCGGCCGGAGGACATCGCCCTGGCCGACGCAGGCGGCGTGCCCGCCATCGTGGAGCAGGTCGAATATCTCGGCGCCGACCTGCTGGTCGACTGTCGCATCGCCGGCCAGGCGCTCGTCGCCCGCGCGGCCACCCGTCATCCGGTCTCGGCCGGACAGACGGTGAACCTCGTCTGGGCGGCTGACAGCCAGCACCTGTTCGACGCCGCGACCGGAGTTCGGATTGCGGCTGCGCCCGGTTTCCCAGATCGAACCGTCACGTCCCGGCCCGCTGGGCAGTGA
- a CDS encoding DeoR/GlpR family DNA-binding transcription regulator, whose amino-acid sequence MTSERQAEIAERVRQNGFQSVTDLALHFGVTTQTIRRDINELSDVGVLRRRHGGVELPVPSENIGFEERQTLNFAAKEQIARVVESHIPHGASVAISIGTTPALTVRHLASRRGLTIVTNNLVAAVNACALPDVEVHVPGGSVRPGSRDILGADAEAFFERFKVDIGLYGVGGVDANGELLDFTQHEVQVRETIRRNARRSYLVLDASKFDRAAHVRGGWISEADVVFCDRAPPAGIRTLIEAAGHDLVLCGAGAGS is encoded by the coding sequence GTGACATCGGAACGCCAGGCGGAGATCGCCGAACGGGTACGGCAGAACGGCTTTCAGTCGGTCACCGACCTCGCGCTGCATTTCGGCGTGACCACCCAGACCATCCGCCGCGACATCAATGAGCTGAGCGATGTGGGCGTGCTGCGCCGACGCCACGGCGGCGTCGAACTGCCGGTGCCGAGCGAGAATATCGGCTTCGAGGAGCGCCAGACCCTCAACTTCGCGGCCAAGGAGCAGATCGCCCGCGTCGTCGAATCCCACATTCCGCACGGTGCCAGCGTCGCCATCAGCATCGGTACGACGCCGGCCCTGACCGTGCGGCACCTGGCCAGCCGCCGGGGACTGACCATCGTCACCAACAATCTGGTCGCCGCCGTCAACGCCTGCGCCCTGCCCGATGTCGAGGTGCACGTGCCGGGCGGCAGCGTGCGTCCCGGTTCCCGCGACATTCTCGGCGCCGACGCCGAGGCGTTCTTCGAGCGCTTCAAGGTCGATATCGGGCTCTACGGCGTCGGCGGAGTCGATGCCAATGGCGAACTCCTGGACTTCACCCAGCACGAGGTCCAGGTGCGCGAGACCATCCGGCGCAACGCCCGGCGCTCCTACCTGGTGCTGGATGCCAGCAAGTTCGACCGGGCGGCGCATGTGCGCGGCGGCTGGATCAGCGAGGCCGATGTCGTTTTCTGCGACCGGGCCCCGCCGGCGGGCATCCGCACCCTGATCGAGGCGGCGGGCCATGATCTTGTGCTGTGCGGCGCGGGAGCGGGCTCATGA
- a CDS encoding alpha-glucosidase family protein has translation MTETGRAEDWWKGAIIYQIYPRSFLDTTRNGIGDLRGITRKLDYVASLGVDAIWISPFVKSPMFDYGYDVSDYLAVDPLFGDLEDFRDLLNEAHARGLRVIMDQVLSHTSSQHPWFLESRESADNPKADWYVWADSRADGTPPNNWLSVFGGSSWQWEPRRGQYYLHNFLREQPDLNFHTPEVQEAMLAVCRFWLDLGVDGFRLDVCTFYAHDRELRDNPPNPEVPEGEAFEFNPYSKQLHIHDIVRPETVTFLERLRVLCDSYGDRALLGELNQSDAVNTHREYTAVKRLQLAYGYWLLGAHTITPSMLRAVAEDLGYADDSGWPCWALDNHDFSRAITRLGATACPEAVTMLLAALFSMRGACCLYQGSELGLPQAEVPFDRITDPYGREFWPAYKGRDGARTPMPWQESAPFGGFSEVEPWLPVVPSHLERAVDSQDALPGSTLNRIRRFLNWRRGEPALKEGGMEFVKADDRVLVFRRTMADEAVTCAFNFTDAELALRLPEIEVGDPLEGHGFGGVRRNDEIHLPAWGAFFAKAA, from the coding sequence ATGACGGAGACAGGACGTGCAGAGGACTGGTGGAAGGGTGCGATCATCTATCAGATCTATCCCCGCAGCTTCCTGGACACGACGCGGAACGGGATCGGCGACCTGCGGGGCATCACCCGGAAGCTCGACTATGTCGCCTCGCTTGGCGTCGACGCGATCTGGATCTCGCCCTTCGTGAAGTCCCCGATGTTCGACTACGGGTACGACGTTTCGGATTACTTGGCTGTCGATCCGCTGTTCGGCGACCTGGAGGATTTCCGCGACCTGCTGAACGAGGCCCATGCCCGAGGGCTGCGGGTGATCATGGACCAGGTGCTGTCGCACACGTCGAGCCAGCATCCCTGGTTCCTGGAGAGCCGCGAGTCCGCGGATAATCCGAAGGCCGACTGGTACGTCTGGGCCGATAGTCGGGCGGACGGCACCCCGCCGAACAACTGGCTCTCGGTCTTCGGCGGATCGTCCTGGCAATGGGAGCCCCGGCGCGGGCAGTACTATCTGCACAACTTCCTGCGCGAACAGCCGGACCTCAACTTTCACACTCCCGAGGTCCAGGAGGCGATGCTGGCGGTATGCCGCTTCTGGCTGGATCTCGGCGTCGACGGTTTCCGGCTGGATGTCTGCACCTTCTACGCCCACGACCGGGAACTGCGCGACAACCCGCCCAATCCGGAGGTACCAGAGGGGGAGGCCTTCGAGTTCAATCCCTATTCCAAGCAGCTCCATATCCACGACATCGTGCGCCCCGAGACGGTGACGTTCCTGGAGCGACTGCGGGTCCTCTGTGACAGCTACGGCGATCGCGCCCTGCTCGGCGAATTGAACCAGAGCGATGCGGTGAACACCCACCGCGAGTACACCGCCGTGAAGCGCCTGCAACTCGCCTACGGGTATTGGCTGCTGGGCGCCCACACCATCACGCCGTCCATGCTGCGCGCCGTGGCCGAGGATCTGGGCTATGCCGACGACAGCGGCTGGCCCTGCTGGGCGCTCGACAACCACGACTTTTCGCGCGCCATAACCCGGCTGGGAGCGACCGCCTGTCCGGAGGCGGTCACAATGTTGCTGGCCGCCCTGTTCTCCATGCGCGGCGCCTGCTGCCTGTACCAGGGCAGCGAGCTCGGGCTGCCGCAGGCCGAGGTCCCGTTCGACCGGATCACCGACCCGTACGGCCGGGAGTTCTGGCCGGCCTACAAGGGCCGCGACGGCGCCCGCACCCCCATGCCCTGGCAGGAGAGCGCGCCCTTCGGCGGATTCTCGGAGGTCGAGCCCTGGCTGCCGGTGGTGCCGTCGCACCTGGAACGCGCCGTCGATAGCCAGGACGCCCTGCCGGGCTCGACGCTCAACCGGATCCGCAGGTTCCTGAACTGGCGCCGCGGCGAGCCGGCCCTGAAGGAAGGCGGGATGGAATTCGTCAAGGCCGACGACCGGGTGCTCGTGTTCCGCCGAACTATGGCTGACGAGGCCGTCACCTGCGCCTTCAACTTCACCGATGCCGAACTCGCCCTGCGGCTGCCCGAGATCGAAGTCGGCGACCCCTTGGAGGGACATGGGTTCGGCGGCGTTCGCCGGAACGACGAGATACACCTGCCCGCCTGGGGCGCCTTCTTCGCCAAGGCCGCCTGA
- a CDS encoding alpha-amylase family glycosyl hydrolase → MKLQEVSAVESSDDDRHWWRGAIIYEVYVRSFRDSNGDGIGDLAGVLEKIDHIASLGVDAVWLSPFYKSPQKDYGYDISDFRLVDPSAGTMEDFLRLRDAVHERGMRLLLDFVPCHTSDQHPWFEESRSSRDNPKADWYVWADQKADGCPPNNWLSSFGGTAWTWEPRRSQYYYHPFLTEQPALNLHNEEVLDHIIQEMEYWCSQGVDGFRIDAVQCLSWDRDLRDNPPVGREGTHVMFGGGPTNPFARQHHLFDRNAEGTEEILGRFRQFADESGCILIGELADIDTPLTAPDFTARGRRLHAVYDFNLINCRSDVETLTDQLRRREELMGSSWVYNVFTNHDSTRAVSNLTHFAVDDYPLQAAKLLLFMQLTLKGGCILYQGEELGLPHPELEYEDIVDPWAKAFWPTFDGRDGARTPIPWEGDAPQAGFSDGKPWLKIPEEHLPFAVDRQEEEPDSVLNFLRQLIAWRRDQPALRFGDEQISRWERAPIITWRRRHAGSELRAVANFATDQAFLPLEQHWRPMRVPGGVSRRQEHGLSLGPLGFAVVTRNGQTGSKPPASTKT, encoded by the coding sequence ATGAAGCTTCAGGAGGTCTCCGCCGTAGAATCGAGCGATGACGACCGGCACTGGTGGCGCGGTGCCATCATCTACGAGGTCTATGTCCGCAGCTTCCGGGATAGCAACGGCGACGGAATCGGCGATCTAGCCGGCGTTCTGGAGAAGATCGATCACATCGCGTCGCTGGGAGTCGATGCCGTCTGGCTCTCACCCTTCTACAAGTCGCCGCAGAAGGACTATGGCTACGACATCTCGGATTTCCGACTGGTCGACCCGAGCGCCGGCACCATGGAGGACTTCCTGCGCCTGCGCGACGCGGTGCACGAGCGCGGCATGCGTCTGCTGCTGGATTTCGTGCCCTGCCACACCTCCGACCAGCACCCCTGGTTCGAGGAAAGCCGGTCGAGCCGGGACAATCCCAAGGCCGACTGGTACGTCTGGGCCGACCAGAAGGCGGATGGCTGCCCGCCCAACAACTGGCTGTCCTCCTTCGGCGGAACCGCCTGGACCTGGGAGCCCCGGCGCTCGCAATACTACTACCACCCGTTCCTGACCGAGCAACCGGCCCTGAACCTCCACAACGAGGAGGTCCTCGATCACATCATCCAGGAAATGGAGTACTGGTGCTCGCAGGGAGTGGACGGCTTCCGGATCGATGCGGTCCAGTGCCTGTCCTGGGACCGGGATCTACGCGACAACCCGCCGGTCGGACGCGAGGGTACGCACGTGATGTTCGGCGGGGGCCCGACCAATCCCTTCGCCCGGCAGCACCACCTTTTCGACCGCAACGCCGAGGGCACCGAGGAGATCCTCGGACGGTTCCGTCAGTTCGCGGATGAGAGCGGCTGCATTCTCATCGGCGAGCTGGCGGATATCGACACCCCTCTGACCGCGCCGGACTTCACGGCCCGGGGACGCCGACTGCATGCGGTCTACGATTTCAATCTGATCAACTGTCGCTCCGACGTGGAAACCCTGACCGACCAGCTGCGCCGACGAGAGGAGCTGATGGGGTCGAGCTGGGTCTACAACGTGTTCACCAATCACGACTCCACCCGGGCGGTAAGCAACCTCACCCATTTCGCCGTTGACGACTATCCGCTGCAGGCCGCCAAGCTTCTTCTGTTCATGCAGCTCACCCTGAAGGGCGGCTGCATCCTCTACCAAGGCGAGGAGCTCGGCCTGCCCCACCCTGAATTGGAATACGAGGACATCGTCGATCCCTGGGCCAAGGCGTTCTGGCCGACCTTCGACGGACGTGACGGCGCCCGGACTCCGATCCCGTGGGAGGGCGATGCACCGCAGGCCGGTTTCTCCGACGGCAAACCCTGGCTCAAGATTCCCGAAGAGCATCTGCCTTTCGCGGTGGACCGGCAGGAGGAGGAGCCCGACTCCGTCCTGAACTTCCTGCGGCAGCTGATCGCGTGGCGCCGGGACCAGCCGGCGCTGCGCTTCGGCGACGAGCAGATCTCCCGCTGGGAGCGGGCTCCGATCATCACCTGGCGACGGCGACATGCCGGCAGCGAGCTACGCGCGGTCGCCAATTTCGCCACCGATCAGGCTTTTCTCCCATTGGAGCAACACTGGCGGCCGATGCGCGTGCCAGGCGGCGTCTCGCGCCGACAGGAGCACGGCCTATCATTGGGGCCCCTAGGGTTTGCAGTTGTCACGAGGAACGGTCAGACAGGATCCAAGCCGCCTGCCTCCACCAAGACTTAG
- a CDS encoding SDR family NAD(P)-dependent oxidoreductase, which translates to MARFDDKAVLVTGAASGIGAAVALMFAKENARLALIDKPGSPIPEEIGRQSSAIIPCDLGDPVAAENAVSRCQAALGGIDIVSYNAGFPVQGPRSDITPDEWRAHFDADVHGIYFLIRAARAALMAARGCVVNTTSIAALGGDPGMPAYDAAKGAALQLTNSLALELGPHGVRVNSVCPTLIKSPNAEPVERDAELYERVTGSIPLRRIGEPEEVAAAVLWLAGPEASYINGVALPVDGGLSASNGQPDMRNHHRQGPN; encoded by the coding sequence GTGGCGCGTTTTGACGATAAGGCTGTTCTGGTCACCGGTGCCGCTTCAGGTATCGGAGCCGCCGTTGCTCTCATGTTCGCTAAGGAGAATGCGCGTCTCGCCCTGATCGACAAGCCGGGCTCTCCGATACCTGAGGAAATCGGACGGCAATCATCTGCGATCATCCCTTGCGATCTGGGCGATCCCGTTGCTGCAGAGAACGCGGTCAGCCGGTGCCAAGCGGCCCTGGGTGGGATCGATATTGTTTCCTACAATGCCGGGTTTCCAGTCCAGGGTCCCCGATCGGATATCACACCGGACGAATGGCGGGCGCATTTCGATGCCGATGTCCATGGCATCTACTTCCTGATCAGAGCGGCGCGGGCCGCATTGATGGCTGCCCGCGGCTGCGTCGTCAATACGACCTCGATCGCAGCCCTAGGGGGTGATCCGGGCATGCCTGCCTATGACGCTGCGAAAGGCGCGGCGTTGCAGCTGACAAATTCTCTCGCGCTGGAACTCGGCCCTCACGGGGTCCGGGTGAACTCTGTTTGCCCGACACTAATCAAATCGCCGAACGCGGAACCGGTGGAGAGAGATGCGGAACTCTACGAACGGGTCACCGGCTCGATACCGCTGCGGCGAATTGGGGAACCGGAAGAGGTCGCCGCGGCGGTCCTTTGGCTCGCTGGACCGGAAGCTTCCTACATCAACGGTGTGGCCCTTCCCGTGGATGGCGGGCTCTCTGCTAGCAACGGACAGCCAGACATGAGAAATCACCATCGACAGGGCCCGAATTGA
- a CDS encoding MFS transporter: MTSLVRDIIVRVAFPAAGFLATAITFGPGRMGFGLFLPAFRESFQLDTATAGVIATMAFSGFLLALPIAGLLLSRFGPRLPVLVGGLAAATGFVLVSIAGSVATLAAGVMLATSSAGFAWTPYNNAAERLVDQSHRTRTLSIISTGTTVGVAVAGALALVVAITGLGWRFAWGAFAVGALIMTAVNLAALRPVAGHSGPIPAAASGWRSMMRAETVPLATAAISYGATSAVYLSFAVDLATSSGALAFGSLDSAAPMIFIGFGIAGLVGVATGEIENRIGLVSLVRVVFVAAAASHAALALAPGQGSAIMLSAVLQGIVVMMTSAILSFWSVRLFPQIPSVSFTAVLIGVALGSILGPVAAGWGGRRIRSGELVLVGCGDLSRDPAGHEFALDRSRVEPPVAIGMAQWDELCGARGSRSKPGPMARLRFVSPPRRLTLMSSP, from the coding sequence ATGACCAGTCTCGTGCGGGACATAATAGTGCGGGTAGCGTTTCCCGCTGCCGGCTTTCTGGCGACCGCGATCACCTTCGGGCCGGGGCGCATGGGTTTCGGGCTGTTCCTACCCGCCTTCCGCGAGAGCTTCCAACTCGATACCGCGACCGCCGGCGTGATCGCCACTATGGCCTTTTCGGGATTCCTGCTGGCGCTGCCGATTGCGGGGCTGCTGCTGAGCCGCTTCGGTCCGCGTTTGCCCGTTCTGGTCGGCGGCCTCGCTGCAGCGACCGGCTTCGTGCTGGTTTCGATTGCCGGCAGCGTCGCGACGCTTGCTGCGGGCGTGATGCTGGCGACGTCGAGCGCGGGATTCGCCTGGACTCCCTACAACAACGCCGCCGAGCGGCTTGTGGATCAAAGCCATCGTACCAGAACACTGTCGATCATCAGTACCGGTACGACTGTCGGTGTCGCCGTGGCCGGCGCGTTGGCCCTGGTGGTGGCGATCACCGGCCTCGGCTGGCGGTTCGCGTGGGGCGCCTTCGCGGTAGGGGCGCTGATAATGACGGCGGTGAACCTCGCCGCACTGCGGCCGGTCGCAGGCCATTCAGGGCCCATTCCGGCCGCGGCCTCGGGTTGGCGCAGCATGATGCGGGCCGAGACCGTTCCCTTGGCTACCGCCGCCATTTCCTACGGCGCGACTAGCGCGGTCTACCTCTCTTTCGCGGTCGATCTCGCTACATCATCGGGTGCGCTAGCATTCGGTTCGTTGGACAGCGCGGCGCCGATGATTTTCATTGGCTTTGGGATCGCCGGACTGGTTGGAGTTGCGACAGGCGAGATCGAGAACCGCATTGGGCTCGTCAGCCTCGTCCGGGTCGTGTTTGTGGCTGCCGCGGCTTCGCATGCCGCGCTCGCTCTGGCGCCTGGGCAGGGGAGCGCTATCATGCTGTCAGCCGTACTTCAGGGAATAGTGGTGATGATGACCAGTGCGATACTCTCGTTCTGGAGCGTGCGCCTCTTCCCGCAAATCCCTTCGGTAAGCTTCACGGCCGTACTGATTGGTGTCGCACTCGGAAGCATCTTAGGCCCGGTCGCGGCCGGCTGGGGGGGGCGGCGCATTCGGTCTGGAGAGCTTGTTCTTGTCGGCTGCGGCGATCTCTCTCGCGACCCCGCTGGTCATGAGTTCGCGCTTGATCGAAGCCGCGTCGAGCCACCCGTGGCAATCGGCATGGCGCAGTGGGACGAGCTGTGCGGAGCTAGAGGAAGCAGAAGCAAGCCGGGACCGATGGCCCGCTTAAGGTTTGTGTCACCCCCTCGCCGTTTGACGCTGATGTCTTCTCCGTAA
- a CDS encoding helix-turn-helix domain-containing protein, with protein sequence MREAQAIEALLGMAHQHRMRVFKLLMKRGPSGLPAGEIGDRVGISRSSASFHLTQMERAGLLRSWRVHRNVFYAVDLEGMRKLIAYLTEDCCDGHPEVCGSLVTGMPIPACGEGVE encoded by the coding sequence ATGAGAGAAGCACAAGCGATAGAAGCCCTGCTTGGAATGGCCCATCAGCATCGGATGCGGGTCTTCAAGCTGCTTATGAAACGCGGCCCGTCCGGGTTGCCTGCCGGAGAGATCGGAGACCGCGTCGGGATCAGCAGGTCCAGTGCGTCCTTCCATCTGACCCAGATGGAACGTGCCGGTCTGCTGAGGTCCTGGCGGGTTCACCGAAACGTCTTCTACGCGGTGGACCTGGAGGGCATGCGGAAGCTGATCGCTTATCTGACGGAGGACTGTTGCGACGGTCACCCGGAAGTCTGCGGTTCCCTGGTCACCGGTATGCCGATACCCGCTTGCGGAGAGGGAGTGGAATGA